The genomic window CTCCAAGTGACACAGCTGAGCGGGCTGGGTTCACTGATGCCACAACCAGGGGCTGGCGAGCTGCCTGAGCCGAGACTCTCAGCACTGCACAGAGGGCACCTGGACACAGTCCCAACGGCTGCCCAGAGCCTGCCCACCTGTCTGCCATGGGGGTCCGTGAGTGCAGAGGTCCGTTGTGGCAGCCGTCCTGCCCTCCCTCTCAAATGTCCCAGCGTGCCTCCCACAGTTGTGTATCTCTGCTCCCTGTTGCCCCCTCGGCCATGCAGGAGAGGAAGGCGCTGTCCACGGCAGTCAGATGCTGGGCAGTCAGGACGGCACAGGCACAGCTGCCTCCTGGCACTTCTTGCTTCTGGCTGCGCAGCAGAGCCTCTGCTGTCCCGTGGCACCCCTGAGACCAGCAGGCCAAGGTGCATCCCAGAGGACCTGCCTGCTAGGATATCTTGCAATTGCTCCGTGAGCAGTTCTGCGGGGGACTCTGTGGAGGCCGGATGGACTTGGACCTCTTGAGGCTGTTGCCTTTGCTgccaccacccccagcaccactggccaACGAGTAGGAGCGGCCATGCATCATGACAGCATTCATGCCATTGGCCATGGAGAAGGACTTGAGGTGACTCTTGATGGTGACAGGCAGCGGCAGCTTGTCGATGAGATGCACAGGTGTGCAGGAAACGATGGCGCGGCAGCACAAGTCCTGCAGACTGAACACTgcgggtgggagggcagggcagcGTGTAGAGAGGAGTGGGATGTAAGTGGCTGAGCCCCCAGCAGCAGAGCACAAGAGCAGGCACAGGAAAGGGGTCTGCAAAGTTCCcaaatgctccagccctctcccccaaaccacacacatatAGGGACCAACCCCCACCCTCCAATAGCAACAGAGCAGACAGCCCCACTCCCACGGCCCCGTGCACCTCGGTTGGGCCTCCAGATCTTCTCCATGCCATGGCGCATAAGCACGATGCGCGAGAGCTCCGTGAAGGACTCCACCACATTGAAGTTGCAGAGAGGGCTGACCTCGAAGAAGGTCATGCAGTTCTTCTCTGCGTAGGCGCGTGCCTGCTCAGTCGGGACTTGCCGTTTGAAGGCCAAGTGAAGCCGGTTCCCCACCAGGATCCGGGGGACCCCAGGTGCATGCTTGTGGGGGCACATGACTCATCAGAAGCAGTAATGtggaacccccctccccaaagtggCAGGGCCCTGTCATTCTGTGACCAGATGGGGTCAAGCCAGAAGGCAGAAGGTGGAACTCAGACTCCTGAGCTGGACCCCAGGGCACTGCCCGAGTCAGCTGTGGCGCAGGAGCTGTATGGACAGGGTTAGGCAATACACAACTGGGCCAAGTGCTGAGCAGCAACAGGGGCTAGAGGGCACTGGTCCAAGGAGGGGGTGCCCATAGGTTGTCCCTACCTCATCGATCTCCTTGATCCAGCGGTCGATACCGTCAAAGGACCAGCGGTTGGTGATGTCGTATACCAGCAGGATACCCTGCCAGGGGGAATAGGTGTCACCACCATGGACTTTCAAGCGGGGTCCAAGGGACTCTATTCATAGTCCCACCAGCTCCCAGGCTGCATGGCCAGCAAAATGGACATAGGGCTTTGGGACTGGCACTTGTGTTCTTGGGTGCCCTCTGCAGGTTCTCCCTGGCCATGCGTTCCCCCTGGGGCAGCCAAAGTCTCACTGTGACCCTTCAGAGAAAGTATGCAGGGGCCTGGACAGCtcctggcagcagctgtggggccACAGACATCCCTGTGCATGGGAGCCCAAAGGACTCACCCTTCCAGTGAGAAAGGCCCAATAGAGAGCAGTTCCCACATGGAGCTCAGCTCTGGTTGACTCCACTGGCCCTAGGCCTCAGCAATAACCCACCACACCCTCTCACTCAGCTGGATGGAGGACAAAAATGCAAGTGAgaccaaaagaaaacaaggagcTGGAACCCTATTCCCTGACAATGGCTGCCATGGGGCTGAGGCCTGGCTTTAGCATGTACCAGTCACTGGATCTTGTGATGAGAATGAGGCTGCAGGGAGAGGCATACagtcccagaacacagagccaggagcagacctgagcactgcctggtgtggcccacagTCAAGGCACACAAGGAGGAATACCTTGACTGGGCAAATCTCACAGCTGCGGCAGCAAACACTGTCCAGTCTGAAGCAACAGCTGCTTTAAGATTTCA from Sorex araneus isolate mSorAra2 chromosome 4, mSorAra2.pri, whole genome shotgun sequence includes these protein-coding regions:
- the RAB40C gene encoding ras-related protein Rab-40C, with amino-acid sequence MGTQGSPVKSYDYLLKFLLVGDSDVGKGEILESLQDGAAESPYAYSNGIDYKTTTILLDGRRVKLELWDTSGQGRFCTIFRSYSRGAQGILLVYDITNRWSFDGIDRWIKEIDEHAPGVPRILVGNRLHLAFKRQVPTEQARAYAEKNCMTFFEVSPLCNFNVVESFTELSRIVLMRHGMEKIWRPNRVFSLQDLCCRAIVSCTPVHLIDKLPLPVTIKSHLKSFSMANGMNAVMMHGRSYSLASGAGGGGSKGNSLKRSKSIRPPQSPPQNCSRSNCKIS